The genome window GGATAAGAAGTTTGCTTAAGTGAGAGAACAGGCTAGAGACCAGGCCTGTAGGGTCACAGTGACAGAGGAGCCCTCAACCTACTGCCTTTGGTTCTGGGCTCAACTGCATATCTTACCCACTCCAGGCAAAGTTGGTCCAGTAGGCAATCATGGCCTTGGAGACAGTCTTGTCTTGGGCCCGGTAGCCCAGTGGGGTGGCGAAGGGCTTTCCGAACACATACTGGATGTCATCAGCGTGGTCAGCCCCCATCCATTTTGGATAGATAGGCATCCGTGAGGGGTGGGAAAACAGGTAGGAGTAGGTCTTGGCGCTCCTGAGGAGAACAGAGGCAGCTGGGCTGGGAGGGGTTCCCTTGGGTGGTAGGCCccggggagagggaagaggaacaGAGCAGGGACTGGAGGACCCCCAAGACCCACAAAAAACTGAAGTTGGTTTGTTTGCGATAGGGCCTCTTTGTggagccttggctagcctggagctcactatgtaaaccagactagccttgaactcacagagatctgcctcctgggtgctggcattaaaagtgtgtgccaccaccattgggggctggagagatggctcagaggtcaaggcactggctgctcttccagagttcctgaattcaattcccagcacccacatggtggctcacaacatctataatgagatctggtgccctcttcaggtgtgctggtgtacatgcaggcagaacattgtagacgtaataaataaattaaaaataaaaagtgtgccaccatgcccagctctgaaCTGGATAATGAGGGAAAGAAAAGCTGCAGCTCCCATGCAATCTTCATGTCTCCACTCTACAAAATATTTGGAGGCCTTCTCTTCTCATAATTCAGggtcaaggatttttttttcctccatctgAATTCATATTTCTCACATTAGACAAGGTATATTGCCTCTATTAACCTTTTAACCTTGACCGATGTGAAATCCAGAGCTACATTCATTGTTTAGTTAGCCAAGTGGTCTTGGCAGAAAGCTGCAGCAGCCCAGGCAGTCCTCTCAGGAACCTCCCCCGCCAACTCCTTCCCAGAACCTCACTTGGCATGGGCCCTGTGCTGGGCCAGAGCCATCTCCGTGGGAATCAGGAAGAGGATGTCAGTCTCAAAGGCTACCACTGTCTTCTTCTTGGTCTCCTGGGATGAGTCCCTGGCCCAGGATTCAGTGTAGATGTCAAAGGTTGCTTGGGCACCCTTAAGTCCCTTGCTGACAGTGTATCCACTGACGAGCCTGTAGAAGTCCTCTCTGCATGGGGATGGATGAAAGAGATGCTGGACCTGCCCTTGGTACTGACCAGAGCATGTCTGCCCACCCTCACCCCAACACAGCACCCTGGGCCCCTGCTGCTCATGTGGTCCCACCAACAAGGCCTATTCTTCTCTAGCTACATGCGGTCCTCATGGGGCCCCTGCTCACTCTGTGACATCCCGGTTGGTCTTGTCAATGGCAGGTATATCAACAGTAGCAAATAGGTGGCCATCCATGTCATTAATGCCTGCTAAGTAGTCGATGTCAGCAGCGTTGGCATACAGGTTGATGGGGTCATCTGGGATGAAGTCTCCATCGATGACAGGGATGAAGCCCAGATAGTATAAAATGGGGTCTGAGTGAGAGAGCCAACAGGTTCTTACACCTTCAaatgcctgcctcttcctcctcttggCCTTTTGTGTGCGATCTgacctctttcttcccttttctgacTAGAGCAGGGTTCCTCAACCCCAGGGACCTTTTGCCACAATCACCTTGTGTCCCTAGCCTAACGTGCCAGATGTTAGTGGCAGCCTTCTCTGGTTGTGAGATGCAGAAGCATTCCCAGACTCTGTCTCATGACCACGCAGAGAGTCCACTACTCCACAGGCCAGGGCTTCAGCACACCtgtcccctccttctttccttgttGAACCTCCACCAGGGACAAGGGTCTAACCTGTTGGCCACTGTGTGTGAGGCTTGCCTGCCCTCCAGGCTTGCCAACTGGCCTGAGCACTGGCTCAGCAGGCAGAGACCCTTGTCCTTAGGCCTGGCACAGCCAGGCTTTCTCAGTGGCTCTCTAAACAAAAGAGTCAGATTGAGTGGAAGAGGTAGAGCCTTTGAATGTCACGCACAGGCTCTGAGTTTGATCTATGgtatagaaagaagaaagaaaaacagaaggtgCAGACACTCAGACCACTGGATTTGCTTCGGAAGGCTAAGCAAAGAAGAACGTCAGAATTTTCTAAGCTGACAGGCTGTTTCTTCATGTTTGCTGGTGGCAGCTCCAGCTGGAAGGACCAAACAACACAGGACATATTGGGAAATTTGCAAATGATTGCCAGATTTACAAGGAAGGTTAAGAGCTGTCATCCAGCATAGTGGCCCTGGGTCTGGGTCCACACCTCTCCCTGAAATTGTGTATGGGTGTCTGCCATTTGGGACTGCCTGCCTTCAaagcttgcttccttccttcctttcttttagacagtgagtctcactatgcagccctggctgccttctcactgtttagaacaggctggctttgaacccacagagatctgcctgcttctcccttccaagtgctgggattaaaggtgtgtgccaccatacctgggtATGTTTGGCTTCTTAAAGTCTCCCTGGAGAACTGgaagcctcccccaccccacccccaccccacctttttttttttttttaccattggGGCCTGCTAGGGGGCAGTGGCAGGACCTTGGGGACGAGCCCAGTCTGGGCacctctctgtcttctccaggaGCTCAGCCTTGCCCCACAAGGCCTCCATTCATCTCCAGTCTACATGCTTCCCTCCCAGCAGCACCCACTCACACTCCTGGCTTTTCAAGGGCAACTTGTAGGCCATTGTCAAGGCCCGGGGATCTGTGATCTTCAGACACCTAGCCATCTTGCCAGTATCCTCTGTGGGGCACCCCACCTTCTCAGCAATCtaggggaaggcagaggcatgaCATTAGAGGAGGGGCAAACAAAAGGTCCAGGGCAGCATGGAAATGGGAAAGGTCCCATCTTGCCTACTCCTGTCCTATGGTGCTCACCTTTTTGGCCCAGAAAAGTGGATTCTTCTGGATGGCCCAGGGGCTCAGTGCCACACCACTCTGACTGATGGCTCGTCGGATGAGGCCCTTGTTGTATGGCGAGAGGGTCTGCAACACCCAGAAGTTCTGTCAACATGCTGCACCTGGGGCCAGGGCTCCCGGCCAAACCCTGTTCTGACCATTATCCTAGGGTCCATTGGCTCCCTCCTTTAATCTTGGGGTCAGACTCCACATCAGAGGGCCCCAGACCTGCAGAGAGACACTGGCACCTCCAGCAGACTCCCCAAAGATGGTGATGTTATCGGGGTCACCCCCAAAGGCTGCAATGTTCCTCTTCACCCAGGCGATAGCCATGTGCTGATCTCGAAGGCCAAAGTTACCTGGGGGTAAGAATAGCCTTCAGCAGGAGGGCCCGCAACTAGGGTTAGAGGAAGCTAGAGATGAGTGACCTAGGGTATATACAGAGGGTGGCAGGTCAATATGATTGGGAGGGAACCAGCCCTAACTGCACTGACACTTCAAGAGAGCCCAGAAGGACAAATAGTGGATCTCCAGGGGGGTGAGCTTAAAAGGGAGCAGCAGGAGTGGGAGATACAGGGAGTAAAGCCTGCAGTGGCTCTGCTTGACTCCTTCCTGCATGTTTCCTCCTACTGTTTGTCTGTCCTTTGGCTTCTGTGTCCACCCGACTCTACCTCAGCTTCCCTACCTTGTTCTCCAGGACTCAACTTGGGTCTCTGTCATTCTGTCTGTCCCTTGTCTTCTCTCATTTCCTAATGGCTGCCTCGTGCTCCCACATCCCACAGTTCGGCTCCAGTATGCTGACTCTGTGAAGAAGGTTCCAGGCCTTCCCATGGCTGTCAGGGTAGAGGCTGCTGAAGCGCATCTGTCTACTGAGCTCAGGGTTCATGGGGCCCAGCACATTCACTCTTCAGCTCTTAGGATACCTGGAAGGTTGGCGTCCCCGGTGCTAAGGAAACCCAAGGGTCCGACACGGTAGTTGAAGGTGACCACAATGACGTTGCCCCGAGTGGCAATCTCCTCCCCGTCATACAGATAGTTTTTGAGGACATTGGCCCCATGGCCAGACCCCATAAGGAAGGCACCTCCATAGATCCAGACCATCACAGGCAGGTTATGAGACACTGAAAGGGGCAGACAAGGACTTCAGACACAAGCAGGCTCTCTCGCCATCCAGCTCACTAACCCTGCTTTGAGGATAAGCAGTGGGTACCGCCTCCTTGCCTCAGCACTGACTTCAGCTTGCTAGCACCAAATGCAATCCTGACCAGGGCCTGGAGCTCTGGtgtgggggtagggtggggtccTCTGGGAAACTAGGATCCTGACCTTGCTTCCTGCCCTGGGGCACCCAGATGTTGAGGTAAAGGCAGTCTTCTTGCCCATAGGTGTTGTCCTGGGTGATGGTGGCCTGCAGACATCGTTTCTTGAAGTCCTTGGCCTTCAGAGTCCCTGCAGTAAGAGAGGGGGCAGGTGTGACGAGGCATAGCCAGGGCCAGCCCCATCAGGCCCAACCAGCACCCAGAACCCAGCAGGGCCAGCcgagcacccagcacccagcacccaccaGGGCTAGCGCAGCACACAGCACCCACCTTGCCAGCCAGGGTGACGCTGGGGATTCTCTAGGGTCTTGGCAGTGGCAAAGGGGATGCCCTTGAAGATGTCAACAGAGTCACCACCCAAGAGACTGAGCTTCTTGTTGACGCCCTCCACAAAACCGCCTTCCGTGTACACAGTACCCAACTGCAGGTGAGACACGGCAAGGTCAGATGAGTCTGAGCTCGGCTAGCCAGAGTGCCCGACTGCGCAGTCTCCAGGGGGACCTGTGAGCTCGGCTAGCCAGAGTGCCCAACTGCGCAGTCTCCAGGGTGCTAGCAGGTCCCCTGCCAAGTGCTGCAGGGGCTGGTTTGCTTTCCTCCTGAACCCTGGCACATCCTCCTGCCACTATCTGAAGCCACTTTAGCCTATGCTCTGCTCAGGTGGGGTGAAGGTCAAGGTCTTGGCTGAGACCTGGAGCCTCACTTTCCCTATAATAAGATGGGACACAGCAGTTTCCCCCCAAGGCTTGATGGCTGTCAGAGGGAAGGCCTGCCTGACTCCACACTAGTGGTGGAGGCTCAGTGCTTCCAGAATGTTTCTAAATAGCCCTGAGTTTCCGGCGTCTGACCCTCCTCCCCTCACCTCTTCCCACTGCCTAGCTGGCTGGGGCAAGGAGATGTTGGCCCCATGTCCAACTCCTCACAGGGCCTGCTCCTCGGTGTCCAGCCTTAACCAGAGCCGTGGAGGCAGGTACTCCCTGCAAACTGACTTCTCCCACTGGAAGTCATTCTTCTGACACAAGGCTGTCTTCCTATTCCTTCCCATTCTGCTTGCATCAGTCCAGGACACAATCAAGAGTGGTTCTGTGTACCTGGCAGTG of Meriones unguiculatus strain TT.TT164.6M chromosome 8, Bangor_MerUng_6.1, whole genome shotgun sequence contains these proteins:
- the Cel gene encoding bile salt-activated lipase, with translation MGRLEVLFLGLTCCLAAAYAAKLGTVYTEGGFVEGVNKKLSLLGGDSVDIFKGIPFATAKTLENPQRHPGWQGTLKAKDFKKRCLQATITQDNTYGQEDCLYLNIWVPQGRKQVSHNLPVMVWIYGGAFLMGSGHGANVLKNYLYDGEEIATRGNVIVVTFNYRVGPLGFLSTGDANLPGNFGLRDQHMAIAWVKRNIAAFGGDPDNITIFGESAGGASVSLQTLSPYNKGLIRRAISQSGVALSPWAIQKNPLFWAKKIAEKVGCPTEDTGKMARCLKITDPRALTMAYKLPLKSQEYPILYYLGFIPVIDGDFIPDDPINLYANAADIDYLAGINDMDGHLFATVDIPAIDKTNRDVTEEDFYRLVSGYTVSKGLKGAQATFDIYTESWARDSSQETKKKTVVAFETDILFLIPTEMALAQHRAHAKSAKTYSYLFSHPSRMPIYPKWMGADHADDIQYVFGKPFATPLGYRAQDKTVSKAMIAYWTNFAWSGDPNMGNSPVPTHWYPYTLEDGNYLEITKKITSTSMKEHMRDKFLKYWAVTFEVLPTVSGDQDTLIPPEDDSEAAPVPPVDDSQAAPVPPVDDSQAAPVPPVDDSQAAPVPPVDDSQAAPVPPVDDSQAAPVPPVDDSQAAPVPPVDDSQAAPVPSTGDSVEAQMPAVIGF